The nucleotide sequence GCCACATAGAAAAGTTTCGTAACCGCTGAAAGTGCAGCACCACCACATAGATCACTAAAGACATAGAAAGAGCGCGGATCCCTAAATGTGCGCCCAGCATAATGTCCAACATTACACCTAAAATCCAAGCCGACAAAATATTGTATCTATGTGGAAGCGCCATTGCCCAGTAGATCATCACCAGTAATAACCAGTCAGGACGCCAGGCTTCCACCAGCTCTGGAAGTGGCATTATCTGAAATAGCATGGCTACAAAAAAACTTAACCAGACGACCCAACGGCCGTTGGCAATATGCATACTCATTCGCTCACCTCTGCACTCGCCACGATTTTTTCAGCCTTAGATAAAATCATCGCAGTCTCATCTTCCAGTGCTTCAGATGCAGGCTCGTCTGGCCAAATTAGCAAAAGGTAACGAATACGATCCAAGGCAGCAAGAGGTTGAGCGATGATATTGGCGTAGTCCTGACCATCATCTTTTATCAAACTCATTACACGAGCCACTGGGTAACCTTCAGGAAAACGCTTGCCCAGACCTGAGGAGACAAGAAGATCCCCTACACGAATATCGGTACTTTTAGGCACATAACGCAGTTCAAGCTCATCAAGCACACCAGTACCATTAGCAACGACTCTAACATCGTTTCTTGTCACCCTAACAGGGATAGCATGAGTCACATCAGATATCAGCAGCACTCGACTACTTAGCTCACTAACTTGAACAACCTGACCCACAACACCTTGTGCGTCAACAACAGGTTGACCAACAAATACACCGCTATTTACGCCATGATTGAGCACAACATATTGATGATAAGGATCACTCGCTACCTCCATCACCTCAGCCACGATCTTCTTCGAATCCATATGAACCGGAGAACCAAGCAGAGATCTAAGACGATCATTTTCTTGTCTTAAGTGTTCGAATCTTTGTAGCCGCTCACTCATCAACAGCTGTTGTCTAAGTAACTCTTTATTTTGCTGAGCCAGCATATTGCGCGTCGCTAGACTTTCAGCAGACCAATCTAAGAGTGCGCCAGGGACGTTAGCAATATACTGCAATGGACTTAATACAGATGAGATAGATTGACGAACAGGATCGAGTCGGTTGTTAGCCACGATAAGGATCACCGACAAAATAATTGCCAGTGTCAGTCTGAATTGATTAGAAATACCACGAGCAAATATGGGCTTCATAAAAAAATATAACTAATGAGAAAAACCAGCTGCAAATATCTGACAGCATGGTGATTTGAAAAGGCGATTAAACACCGCCTTTTCAACATCGATTAATTCTCTTCAGAGAAGAGGTCACCACCATGCATATCAATCATCTCTAATGCTTTCCCGCCACCCCTTGCAACACAAGTCAGTGGGTCGTCGGCAACGATGACTGGAATACCTGTTTCCTGCATTAATAGACGATCCAGATCGCGGATCAAAGCGCCACCACCAGTCAATACCATGCCACGTTCAGAGATATCTGATGCCAACTCAGGTGGAGACTGTTCGAGTGCAACCATAACCGCACTGACGATACCTGATAGCGGCTCTTGTAGCGCCTCAAGGATCTCATTGCTATTAAGAGTAAAACTACGAGGTACGCCTTCAGCTAAATTACGGCCGCGCACTTCAATCTCAAGCACTTCATCACCTGGATATGCGGTACCAATTGTGTGCTTAATGCGTTCAGCTGTCGCTTCTCCGATCAAGCTGCCGTAATTACGACGCACATAGTTAATGATGGCATCATCAAACTTATCACCGCCAATACGAACCGATGAGGAGTAAACTACACCGTTCAATGAAATAATGGCCACTTCGGTCGTACCACCACCGATATCCACAACCATGGAACCGGTTGCTTCAGACACTGGCAGACCAGCACCGATTGCAGCCGCCATTGGCTCTTCAATCAAATACACTTCACGGGCACCAGCACCCATGGCAGATTCACGAATCGCGCGACGCTCAACTTGTGTAGCACCAACCGGCACGCACACTAAAACCCGCGGGCTCGGGCGGAATACGCTATTGTTATGCACTTGCTTGATAAAATGTTGCAACATCTTTTCTGTCACATAGAAGTCGGCAATAACACCATCTTTCATCGGACGAATAGCTTGAATGTTACCCGGAGTACGTCCCAGCATCTGCTTAGCTTCTGTACCAACAGCTGCTACAGATTTTTGGCTACTACCTCGTTCACCGCGTATTGCCACAACAGAAGGTTCGTTAAGTACGATACCCTCACCGCGAACGTAAATTAAAGTGTTAGCCGTACCCAAATCGATCGAAAGATCGTTAGAAAAAATGCCACGCAGCTTCTTGAACATGTACCCAGCCTGTCTTAGTGGAGTCTGAAAATGGAAAAATCAGCTAACTCTATCAACGTCCCTGCAATGAAACAAGAGCGATGAGGTTAACATTTGCTAATGAAGCAATTTATTTGTGTTTATCATGAAAATGACCACTAAAAGAGGCCATTTATGCTCTGAAAGAGACTCCATCCATCTTTCTGCAAGAGAAACAAGTTCGGTACCCATCAAGGTCTGTTTATTTGAACAACTTTAATTAGCGTACCTCACGCCAATAGATCACCTTATCATGTCCACGATAAGTACCAAAGTAGACTGATGCTCGCGGATCATAAAGTCCGTTGGGATTATTACCCTCAAAGTTCCAATACCATTTTAACCAAGGCTGAACATGCTGTTTAAGCGGCACGACACCTGAATCATTTGGGACAGAAAAATAGATATAACCCAAGCCATTCCCAAACGTCCCGAGTTGCTTATTCAATATTGAATCTGTGTAAGCATTGATCGCCGGAAAGCCAACTGGAAAAATCATATTCAGACCAATAGTTGCCGTTTCAGCTGAAGTCTGAGTGTCATAGACAGAGCAGAGATCCTCTCTATTAGAGATCCATGTTGCCACACCGCCTGCAGACACCGCGCTGACATACTCAGTTCGTAACGGCAAACGCAGACTCTCAGACTCAGGGCCATAGCCATTTTCAAGTAACATGCGGCCGTATCTGAGTGCAACATCTTTACTTTCCCCTATATCAGTAAAAGTAAAACCTCGGCAACTTGAAACTGAGTCATCCTGATAACATATCTCGTCCTCATCGGTGACATCCTCGATGGCCAACTCAAGATCAAACAGCGCATTAAATGGTGCTACCGGAGTGGATGTTCTAAGGTAGTTCAGTTGAGCATCAACAAGATGAGCCGATGGCAGAGTTAAATACTCGATATACCCAGACTGTCCAGGCGAATTGCGGTCTTCAAGATCAACTCTAGTATCACTGTAACGGCGTCCAGACCAAGTGTTTTGTTCTGCTATATTTCTGTGTTTATATCGCCACCAATCCCCAATCTGGTAATTCCCAGTCTCAGTAACCACCCTATTGTGTTGTGCATCGAAGGTATCTTTTGCATAGCCCTTAACCTCTATCGACGGCTCTGCACCTAGGGTGAAGCCAAAAGGCTGGTCCATATAGGTAAACGTGCCACAACTGTGATCAAGTGTCGGCATATTACCGATGATTTGTAGATAGGCAGGCGTAAAGCGACCAAAAATGTCACTACTATAGCGGTCTATTAATACGGACTCATAGTCCAGTGCCCGCTCTAAG is from Shewanella sp. MTB7 and encodes:
- the mreD gene encoding rod shape-determining protein MreD — encoded protein: MSMHIANGRWVVWLSFFVAMLFQIMPLPELVEAWRPDWLLLVMIYWAMALPHRYNILSAWILGVMLDIMLGAHLGIRALSMSLVIYVVVLHFQRLRNFSMWQQALMVACLICLHHLVIFWIQFIIGDVTFDVSLFLPAISSLIIWPWVFWLLRRVRRLYKVR
- the mreC gene encoding rod shape-determining protein MreC — its product is MKPIFARGISNQFRLTLAIILSVILIVANNRLDPVRQSISSVLSPLQYIANVPGALLDWSAESLATRNMLAQQNKELLRQQLLMSERLQRFEHLRQENDRLRSLLGSPVHMDSKKIVAEVMEVASDPYHQYVVLNHGVNSGVFVGQPVVDAQGVVGQVVQVSELSSRVLLISDVTHAIPVRVTRNDVRVVANGTGVLDELELRYVPKSTDIRVGDLLVSSGLGKRFPEGYPVARVMSLIKDDGQDYANIIAQPLAALDRIRYLLLIWPDEPASEALEDETAMILSKAEKIVASAEVSE
- a CDS encoding rod shape-determining protein, giving the protein MFKKLRGIFSNDLSIDLGTANTLIYVRGEGIVLNEPSVVAIRGERGSSQKSVAAVGTEAKQMLGRTPGNIQAIRPMKDGVIADFYVTEKMLQHFIKQVHNNSVFRPSPRVLVCVPVGATQVERRAIRESAMGAGAREVYLIEEPMAAAIGAGLPVSEATGSMVVDIGGGTTEVAIISLNGVVYSSSVRIGGDKFDDAIINYVRRNYGSLIGEATAERIKHTIGTAYPGDEVLEIEVRGRNLAEGVPRSFTLNSNEILEALQEPLSGIVSAVMVALEQSPPELASDISERGMVLTGGGALIRDLDRLLMQETGIPVIVADDPLTCVARGGGKALEMIDMHGGDLFSEEN
- a CDS encoding DUF6701 domain-containing protein — translated: MGLESSVPSAPYRCFIDSTEVALDECLLHYQDTGFYFDVPNSPSCKTTAEFELFAVTKDTQTQQCKPLLANDTKLINFSFDYVRPASVNNPEKLELKSINPTSTTNIAGGESEGIKVWFDANGVGRLTANYPEAGVVKLVAQYTHIVNVPSGGTEVLELAHTDEFTAAPEGFHFSNLAGSNLCTSSDPYDGSCQVLAAAVEHFPMQVKAVCWQQEGDSDFSDNKALQNFVHPSVKIGSALVQPSSGTNGVLSVTHIDFQLTGSETFEVLNNQSWDQVGTMKLSLERALDYESVLIDRYSSDIFGRFTPAYLQIIGNMPTLDHSCGTFTYMDQPFGFTLGAEPSIEVKGYAKDTFDAQHNRVVTETGNYQIGDWWRYKHRNIAEQNTWSGRRYSDTRVDLEDRNSPGQSGYIEYLTLPSAHLVDAQLNYLRTSTPVAPFNALFDLELAIEDVTDEDEICYQDDSVSSCRGFTFTDIGESKDVALRYGRMLLENGYGPESESLRLPLRTEYVSAVSAGGVATWISNREDLCSVYDTQTSAETATIGLNMIFPVGFPAINAYTDSILNKQLGTFGNGLGYIYFSVPNDSGVVPLKQHVQPWLKWYWNFEGNNPNGLYDPRASVYFGTYRGHDKVIYWREVR